From Gadus chalcogrammus isolate NIFS_2021 unplaced genomic scaffold, NIFS_Gcha_1.0 GACHA026, whole genome shotgun sequence, the proteins below share one genomic window:
- the LOC130377951 gene encoding uncharacterized protein LOC130377951 gives MRQLCELYGCTKSRTTPYHPQGNGACERFNQTILGLLSSLDPTDHPRWHHKLPALIQVYNNSVHASTGMTPHFVLFGRHARLPIDMIHGVTPPQRRGDLEEWVHQHHNTLMDAYARVQRNVSRRQAWDQKRSTPARTARLPHSSGRGRRAHSHFASEQPPPMPSRSAGQPAGTRGRPTWGQCGCPAPVQSSQFPSAPVPLPSSRHWCLA, from the exons ATGCGTCAACTCTGCGAGTTGTATGGCTGTACAAAAAGTCGTACCACCCCGTATCACCCCCAAGGGAACGGGGCATGTGAGCGGTTCAACCAAACAATTCTGGGATTGCTGAGCTCGCTGGATCCCACAGACCACCCGCGATGGCATCACAAACTTCCAGCCCTGATACAAGTTTATAAtaactctgtccatgcaagcaCAGGGATGACACCCCACTTTGTTCTGTTTGGACGCCATGCCAGACTACCGATCGACATGATCCATGGAGTGACCCCGCCCCAGCGGCGAGGTGACCTCGAAGAATGGGTCCACCAGCACCATAATACCCTGATGGACGCTTACGCCCGAGTGCAGCGAAACGTCTCCCGCCGGCAGGCGTGGGACCAGAAACG ATCGACCCCGGCCAGAACAGCCCGTCTACCTCATTCGTCCGGAAGGGGAAGAAGGGCCCACTCGCACTTTGCATCGGAACAACCTCCGCCCATGCCCAGCAGGAGTGCTGGGCAGCCCGCAGGTACAAGAGGAAGGCCCACCTGGGGCCAATGTGGATGTCCCGCCCCAGTTCAATCTTCCCAGTTTCCTAGTGCCCCCGTGCCCCTCCCGTCCAGCCGTCACTGGTGTCTCGCCTAG